The following are encoded in a window of Nitrososphaerota archaeon genomic DNA:
- a CDS encoding PQQ-binding-like beta-propeller repeat protein, with amino-acid sequence MLSSKYWITNCILLTLLAFSVFTPALVYAAPLASSEKDWQYVNGNSWAQNFSPQTQINKDNVQNLEVKWVFPIGSKALAPALMQTLSLSEGSNTPPIVRNGVVYITTNYMRTYAIDAKTGKALWTNDYTINTTAVQKRLPVVVGAPHFHGIRYWEGGNAILMGGIGCDFYGIDATTGKTSFWVQDLCLNIPGNLYSYRTGLGANAFNNIGTYEKGKQFIVVLPGSMHSGGYVGDARHVTMGIDMNTKQVLWKVFSFPPQDVPTKDWALQECDIGYFQTYTCNDVKAKNQAGLEWDWAQPNQPPSKWGGVTANWGQAVVDEDTGILYTQTGNQGPYPNVTLTPGPRLYGSTIMAIDLQAGKRIWWLQPFPHDPFDYDCNWSGILADVKGLGKVYMKGCKEGRLYVMDAKTGKPYYVKDVINDQVSWGQIKADAAKRTNEGGVKHYLSDPFSYYDMREWGYPDNGKYCGSPCVVLPSALNGIFATDMSYNPTTQTLYHYANTVMGAFKSAPMIDGRSVSAPSGLSFPIANTSIVARDAVTGNTKWTYFYQFSAQRSHIVVTGGLVFTGFTDGNVRFIDESNGKLLKTVNLGAGIVTGPTIGKDSDGNSKIFVSVGATNIIVGPYGGAAYGSLGSAVPGTLIALGLSGETAKTSTVTTTATTTATTTSVTTASTTITSATTQTLTTTSATTVTTTQAPKTQTTTATVTSNAPAQTVTATKEVTQTAETIGPITYAAIGIAVIALIAAALVVMRKK; translated from the coding sequence ATGTTATCGAGCAAATATTGGATAACAAACTGTATATTACTTACTTTACTCGCATTCAGCGTATTCACACCCGCACTCGTATACGCAGCACCCCTAGCAAGCTCAGAGAAGGACTGGCAGTACGTGAACGGTAATAGTTGGGCTCAAAACTTCAGCCCGCAGACACAGATCAATAAGGATAACGTGCAGAACCTTGAAGTGAAGTGGGTCTTCCCAATTGGTTCAAAGGCCTTAGCGCCTGCACTAATGCAAACCCTGAGTCTATCTGAGGGCTCAAACACACCACCAATAGTGAGAAACGGCGTCGTCTATATCACAACAAACTACATGAGAACATATGCCATTGACGCCAAAACAGGTAAGGCACTATGGACAAACGATTACACAATCAATACAACAGCAGTTCAAAAACGGCTACCCGTTGTTGTAGGAGCTCCTCACTTCCACGGTATCAGATACTGGGAAGGAGGAAATGCAATACTCATGGGCGGTATAGGCTGCGACTTCTACGGCATTGATGCCACTACAGGTAAAACATCCTTCTGGGTTCAAGACCTCTGCCTAAACATACCTGGTAACTTGTACAGCTATAGAACAGGTCTAGGAGCTAACGCCTTCAACAATATCGGAACCTACGAGAAAGGCAAGCAGTTTATCGTTGTACTCCCGGGTTCGATGCATAGCGGAGGATACGTAGGAGACGCACGCCACGTCACTATGGGCATAGATATGAACACCAAACAGGTACTCTGGAAGGTCTTCAGCTTCCCCCCACAAGACGTACCTACCAAGGACTGGGCTTTGCAGGAATGTGATATAGGATACTTCCAAACCTACACATGCAATGATGTAAAAGCTAAGAACCAAGCAGGATTGGAATGGGACTGGGCTCAGCCCAATCAACCACCAAGCAAATGGGGCGGAGTTACAGCCAACTGGGGTCAAGCAGTAGTAGATGAAGACACAGGCATTCTCTACACCCAGACAGGCAACCAAGGACCATATCCAAACGTAACCCTCACACCTGGACCAAGGCTCTACGGAAGCACCATTATGGCTATTGACTTACAAGCAGGCAAACGAATATGGTGGCTACAACCATTCCCGCATGATCCTTTCGACTATGACTGCAACTGGAGCGGCATCCTCGCAGATGTCAAGGGCTTGGGTAAAGTCTACATGAAAGGGTGCAAGGAAGGTAGGCTGTATGTAATGGACGCAAAGACGGGGAAACCTTACTACGTTAAAGATGTCATCAACGACCAAGTAAGTTGGGGACAGATAAAAGCTGATGCGGCGAAACGAACGAATGAAGGTGGAGTAAAGCACTATCTAAGTGACCCATTCAGTTATTATGATATGAGAGAATGGGGATACCCTGATAATGGCAAGTACTGTGGCTCACCATGTGTAGTTCTACCGTCCGCGCTTAACGGCATCTTTGCTACAGACATGAGTTACAACCCGACAACGCAGACACTATACCACTACGCTAACACAGTTATGGGTGCATTCAAATCCGCCCCAATGATTGACGGAAGAAGTGTCTCAGCTCCTTCGGGACTTAGCTTCCCAATCGCCAATACATCAATCGTGGCAAGGGATGCAGTCACTGGCAACACAAAGTGGACCTACTTCTACCAATTCAGCGCCCAACGTTCACATATAGTCGTAACAGGTGGCCTTGTGTTCACCGGTTTCACTGACGGCAATGTTCGGTTCATTGACGAAAGCAACGGCAAACTGCTAAAAACAGTAAACCTGGGCGCAGGCATAGTCACAGGCCCAACGATAGGGAAAGATTCTGACGGAAACTCAAAGATATTCGTCAGCGTAGGTGCAACAAACATCATTGTAGGACCATACGGAGGCGCAGCATACGGCAGTCTCGGTTCCGCAGTACCCGGGACACTTATCGCTCTAGGCCTCTCAGGAGAAACTGCAAAGACATCCACGGTAACAACCACCGCAACAACCACAGCTACCACTACATCGGTTACAACAGCGTCCACAACAATCACATCCGCAACTACTCAGACGTTAACTACCACAAGCGCCACAACAGTCACAACCACACAAGCGCCGAAGACACAAACAACCACCGCAACAGTAACCTCAAACGCGCCTGCACAAACAGTAACAGCCACTAAAGAAGTAACACAAACAGCAGAAACAATAGGACCAATCACATACGCAGCAATCGGAATAGCAGTCATCGCACTCATTGCAGCAGCATTAGTAGTGATGCGAAAGAAGTAG
- a CDS encoding transposase translates to MKNVLQDPNGHRMRLLHCEGRGLTMNRDVNAARNVRDRGRLRFSLIEPLGEAMVQELSHEAILKVDGGRLRHHAQQTQ, encoded by the coding sequence ATGAAGAATGTGCTGCAAGACCCGAATGGACACAGAATGAGACTACTCCACTGTGAAGGACGCGGTCTAACAATGAACCGTGACGTTAATGCAGCTCGCAACGTGCGAGATAGGGGAAGGCTGAGGTTCAGCCTAATCGAGCCTTTAGGTGAAGCGATGGTACAGGAACTCTCACATGAGGCAATCCTGAAAGTTGATGGAGGCAGGTTGCGTCATCATGCACAACAGACGCAATAG
- the uvrA gene encoding excinuclease ABC subunit UvrA encodes MRDSIFVKGAREHNLKNIDVELPRNKFIVITGLSGSGKSTLAFDTIYAEGQRRYVESLSAYARQFLGLMKKPDVDSIEGLSPAISIEQKSTSKNPRSTVGTVTEIYDYLRPIYARIGVHHCPKCNSPIHPQSPENITSLIMAETGKTLVFLAPVLRGIKGTHEQVLDDLKKQGFTKIRVDQKIYDSDFVKEVKLERYEKHWIEAVVDTVQICDDERSRIAEAVEQALKIGKGTMIVIDAKNTTDEKREIERFEGETMHSTFGACPNHPEIVFENLEPRMFSFNSPFGACPECHGLGEITTVAEDLVIPDKTKSIMDGALAVYSGMDRTWRAQQLSAVGRKHGFDIFTPINKFTQKQLNVLLYGDPTPINSNWSNGANMWMNRGWEGVIPQTMRLYRQTESELRKEDIEKFMKSSPCTVCEGKKLKPVVLAVKICGKSIIDVTDLSIEQAVEFFHNLPSQLNEKELLIAKQVLKEINERLGFLKNVGLGYLTLSRAARTLSGGESQRIRLATQIGSNLMGVLYILDEPSIGLHQSDNVKLINTLHKLRDLGNTLIVVEHDEETIRNADHIIDIGPGAGLHGGHIVAEGTPQHIMNSEKSLTGQYLSGKLKIEVPKQRRKPVGYMTIKGAQENNLKNLQIKLPLGVLCGITGVSGSGKSTLMNQTLMPYLRLMFGEKVDRIGKLESVEVPDFVKNVIVINQDPIGRTPRSNPATYTKVFDEIRKIFAATREARARGYSESRFSFNVKGGRCETCQGDGVLRIEMNFLPDVYVQCSECEGKRYNKETLTILYKGKNISEVLDMDVEEASKFFENVPVLARKLKTLKDVGLGYIKLGQSSTTLSGGESQRIKITRELSKSKQGHVIYLLDEPTTGLHFDDTKRLIKVLDRLVEKGNTVYIIEHNLDVIKSCDYIIDLGPEGGAAGGEVIAQGTPEQVTENHKSYTGQFLKKLLVNN; translated from the coding sequence ATGAGAGATAGCATTTTTGTTAAAGGCGCACGTGAACACAACCTGAAAAACATCGACGTAGAGCTCCCCAGAAACAAATTCATAGTAATCACAGGCCTCTCAGGCTCAGGGAAATCCACCCTCGCATTCGATACAATCTATGCGGAGGGTCAGAGAAGATATGTTGAGAGCCTATCCGCTTACGCAAGACAGTTCCTAGGTTTGATGAAGAAACCCGATGTTGATTCAATCGAGGGATTGTCTCCAGCAATCAGTATTGAGCAGAAAAGCACGAGCAAAAACCCGCGTTCAACAGTAGGAACAGTCACCGAAATCTACGACTACCTACGCCCAATCTATGCACGCATCGGGGTGCATCACTGCCCCAAATGCAACAGCCCAATCCACCCACAGAGCCCCGAAAACATAACAAGCCTCATAATGGCAGAAACCGGCAAAACACTCGTCTTCCTCGCACCCGTGTTAAGAGGCATCAAAGGCACCCACGAACAGGTTCTTGACGACCTGAAGAAACAGGGCTTCACAAAAATCCGGGTAGACCAGAAAATCTACGACTCAGACTTCGTCAAAGAAGTGAAACTGGAACGCTACGAAAAACACTGGATCGAAGCTGTTGTGGACACCGTGCAAATCTGTGACGACGAGCGCTCAAGAATCGCAGAAGCAGTGGAGCAGGCCCTGAAGATTGGGAAAGGAACAATGATCGTAATCGACGCCAAGAACACGACGGATGAAAAGAGAGAGATTGAGCGTTTTGAAGGCGAAACCATGCATAGCACTTTCGGTGCCTGCCCGAATCATCCTGAAATCGTTTTTGAAAACTTGGAGCCCCGCATGTTTTCATTCAACTCACCCTTCGGCGCCTGCCCCGAATGCCACGGCCTCGGAGAAATAACCACAGTAGCTGAAGACCTCGTAATCCCCGACAAAACCAAATCCATTATGGACGGAGCACTAGCAGTTTACAGCGGAATGGATCGCACCTGGAGAGCCCAACAACTATCCGCAGTAGGCAGAAAACACGGCTTCGACATCTTCACACCAATCAACAAATTCACACAGAAACAACTCAACGTCCTGCTATATGGAGATCCAACACCGATTAACAGCAACTGGAGCAACGGCGCAAACATGTGGATGAACCGAGGCTGGGAAGGAGTAATCCCCCAAACAATGAGACTCTACCGACAAACCGAAAGCGAGCTGAGGAAAGAGGACATCGAGAAATTCATGAAATCCTCACCCTGCACCGTATGTGAAGGAAAGAAGCTCAAACCAGTTGTTTTAGCGGTCAAGATATGCGGCAAAAGCATCATCGACGTAACAGACCTATCAATAGAGCAGGCGGTAGAGTTCTTCCACAACCTCCCCTCACAACTAAACGAAAAGGAACTGCTGATTGCGAAGCAGGTGCTTAAAGAAATCAACGAACGCCTAGGCTTCCTAAAAAACGTTGGATTAGGCTACCTCACACTCTCAAGAGCCGCAAGAACACTCTCAGGAGGAGAATCACAAAGAATACGGCTAGCCACCCAGATCGGCAGCAACCTAATGGGAGTTCTCTACATCCTAGACGAACCCAGCATAGGCCTACACCAAAGCGACAACGTGAAACTAATCAACACACTCCACAAACTCCGCGACCTAGGAAACACCCTAATCGTCGTAGAACATGATGAGGAAACAATCCGAAACGCCGACCACATCATCGACATAGGCCCCGGAGCAGGCCTACACGGAGGCCACATCGTCGCCGAAGGAACACCCCAACACATAATGAACAGCGAAAAAAGCCTCACAGGCCAGTACCTCTCAGGAAAACTCAAAATCGAAGTCCCCAAACAAAGAAGAAAACCAGTAGGCTACATGACAATCAAAGGCGCACAGGAAAACAACCTCAAAAACCTGCAGATAAAACTACCTTTAGGAGTGCTCTGCGGAATAACAGGCGTCTCAGGCTCAGGCAAAAGCACCCTGATGAACCAAACCCTAATGCCCTATCTGAGACTAATGTTCGGGGAAAAGGTCGACAGAATAGGCAAGCTAGAGTCGGTAGAGGTTCCAGATTTTGTTAAGAACGTTATTGTGATTAATCAGGACCCGATTGGCAGAACACCGCGAAGCAACCCCGCCACATACACGAAGGTTTTTGACGAGATCAGAAAGATTTTCGCCGCAACCAGAGAAGCACGGGCACGGGGATACAGCGAGAGCCGCTTCTCATTCAACGTCAAAGGCGGCAGATGCGAAACCTGCCAAGGAGACGGTGTCCTACGCATCGAAATGAACTTCCTACCTGACGTCTACGTACAGTGCAGCGAATGCGAAGGAAAACGCTACAACAAGGAAACACTCACCATCCTCTACAAAGGCAAAAACATCTCCGAGGTGCTTGACATGGATGTTGAAGAAGCCTCCAAGTTCTTCGAGAATGTACCGGTGCTTGCACGCAAACTCAAAACTCTAAAGGACGTTGGATTAGGCTACATTAAGCTGGGGCAGAGCTCAACCACCCTCTCAGGAGGAGAGAGCCAACGCATCAAAATCACCCGCGAACTAAGCAAAAGCAAGCAAGGCCACGTAATCTACCTATTAGACGAACCAACCACAGGCCTACACTTCGATGATACTAAGCGACTGATAAAGGTGCTTGACCGCCTAGTAGAAAAAGGAAACACAGTCTACATCATCGAACACAACCTAGACGTAATCAAGAGCTGCGACTACATCATCGACCTAGGCCCAGAAGGCGGAGCAGCCGGAGGAGAAGTAATCGCACAAGGCACACCAGAACAGGTCACAGAAAACCACAAATCATACACAGGCCAATTCCTCAAAAAACTCCTCGTAAACAACTAA
- the uvrB gene encoding excinuclease ABC subunit UvrB: MSPGQKEAVEQLVKNLSEEKGKDKQTLLGITGSGKSFVAANLINRLQKPTLIIAHNKTLAAQLYTEMKELFPNNRVEYFISFYDYYQPESYLPTTDTYIEKDSSINDQIEKMRMHAVSSIVSRNDTIIVASISCIYGLGNPDYYKELAIQLETGKQIRRQDLIRSLINIQYERNDQALEPGRFRVRGDTIDIIPAYEEDILRIELENNQIKKIKEVDTLTGNTKNNTAAIDKVTVYPARQYVVPEEKQKQALKQITEELEDQLTKLPPLEAQRLKQRTNYDLEMIREMGFCSGIENYSRHFDGRKAGEPPFVLIDYFPKDYLLIIDESHQTIPQARAMYNGDYARKKNLVDFGFRLPCAFDNRPLKFEEFEKKMGKIVFVSATPAEYELKKSGPAVELITRPTGLLDPEVEIHPIEGQMKHLISECKKTVESGNRVLITTLTKKMAEDLTDYLVKEGFKTRYLHSDIESLDRIELIRQLRCGEFDILVGINLLREGLDLPEVATILILDADKEGFLRDERSLIQTFGRAARNVNGKVILYADKKTQSITRAMQITQYRRRFQIRFNKEHDITPTTIVKKVSESKREIKGIKHLAKSDIEKQIITLEAKMKEAAEKLDFEKAIQIRDTIAEMQNHLSDKQQKSTFD, from the coding sequence ATGTCTCCTGGGCAGAAGGAGGCTGTGGAGCAGCTAGTGAAGAATCTTTCAGAAGAGAAAGGGAAGGATAAGCAGACTCTTCTGGGGATTACTGGTAGCGGGAAAAGCTTTGTCGCAGCTAACCTGATAAACAGGCTTCAAAAACCGACTTTGATTATCGCTCACAACAAGACTTTAGCGGCTCAGCTTTACACTGAGATGAAAGAGCTTTTCCCGAACAACCGGGTGGAGTACTTCATTTCTTTCTACGATTATTATCAGCCTGAGTCTTATCTTCCTACGACTGACACCTACATCGAGAAGGACTCATCCATAAACGATCAGATTGAGAAGATGAGGATGCACGCGGTCTCAAGCATAGTGAGCAGAAACGACACAATAATCGTTGCTAGCATTAGCTGCATCTACGGCTTAGGAAACCCTGACTACTACAAAGAACTAGCAATCCAGCTAGAAACAGGAAAACAAATCAGAAGACAGGACCTCATCCGCAGCCTAATCAACATCCAGTACGAACGCAACGACCAAGCACTCGAACCAGGCAGATTCCGAGTACGCGGCGACACCATAGACATCATACCCGCCTACGAAGAAGACATCCTACGCATAGAACTAGAAAACAACCAAATCAAAAAAATCAAAGAAGTAGACACACTAACAGGCAACACAAAAAACAACACAGCAGCAATCGACAAAGTAACAGTCTACCCTGCAAGACAATACGTAGTACCCGAAGAAAAACAAAAACAGGCACTCAAACAAATCACAGAGGAACTCGAAGACCAGCTCACCAAACTCCCCCCACTAGAAGCTCAGCGGCTAAAACAGCGAACCAACTACGATCTCGAAATGATCCGGGAAATGGGGTTCTGCTCAGGCATCGAAAACTACAGCAGACACTTCGACGGCCGAAAAGCAGGTGAACCCCCATTCGTCTTAATAGACTACTTCCCCAAAGACTACCTACTCATAATCGATGAGAGTCACCAAACCATACCGCAGGCACGCGCAATGTACAACGGCGACTACGCCCGCAAAAAGAACCTCGTAGACTTTGGCTTCAGATTACCCTGTGCCTTCGACAACCGCCCACTCAAGTTTGAGGAGTTCGAGAAGAAAATGGGCAAAATCGTGTTTGTCTCAGCAACCCCTGCAGAATATGAGCTAAAGAAAAGCGGCCCAGCAGTCGAGCTAATCACAAGACCCACGGGCCTTCTCGACCCAGAGGTTGAGATTCACCCCATTGAGGGACAGATGAAACACCTAATCTCAGAATGCAAGAAAACAGTTGAGAGTGGAAACCGTGTCCTAATCACCACATTAACAAAGAAGATGGCTGAAGACCTAACAGACTACCTAGTCAAAGAAGGCTTCAAAACAAGATACCTACACTCAGACATAGAGAGCCTTGACCGCATAGAGCTGATCAGGCAGCTCCGATGTGGAGAGTTTGATATACTAGTCGGAATAAACCTGCTACGCGAAGGCCTAGACCTCCCCGAAGTCGCCACCATACTCATCCTGGACGCAGACAAAGAAGGCTTCCTAAGAGACGAAAGAAGCCTGATCCAAACCTTCGGCAGAGCAGCAAGAAACGTAAACGGCAAAGTAATCCTATACGCAGACAAGAAAACCCAGTCAATAACCAGAGCAATGCAAATCACCCAATACCGCAGAAGATTCCAAATCAGATTCAACAAAGAACACGACATCACACCCACCACCATAGTAAAGAAAGTCTCCGAATCAAAAAGAGAAATCAAAGGCATCAAACACCTAGCCAAATCAGACATCGAGAAACAAATAATCACACTCGAAGCAAAAATGAAAGAGGCCGCAGAAAAACTAGACTTCGAAAAAGCAATCCAAATCAGAGACACAATCGCAGAAATGCAAAACCACCTATCAGATAAACAACAAAAGAGCACCTTCGATTAA
- a CDS encoding toxin VapC — MKYLFDASAIFRAVKENKIEVLTGNYTLELARYELGNIVWKEYVLQAKISEQESKLMVKTIKGTLSIMDELGIVGSEEEILETAKQLKITFYDAAYAYLAKAKELLLITEDSRLIKKVTPAINTSMLDRIK; from the coding sequence ATGAAATACCTGTTCGACGCCTCAGCCATATTTAGAGCCGTTAAAGAAAACAAGATTGAGGTTTTGACCGGAAACTACACGTTGGAACTAGCAAGGTATGAACTGGGAAACATCGTATGGAAAGAATATGTCTTGCAAGCAAAAATTTCGGAGCAAGAATCAAAGCTGATGGTAAAAACAATCAAAGGCACCCTAAGCATAATGGACGAGCTAGGAATAGTCGGCAGTGAAGAAGAGATATTGGAGACTGCTAAACAACTGAAAATTACATTTTACGATGCCGCATACGCTTACCTTGCCAAGGCAAAAGAACTACTACTGATTACAGAGGATTCTCGTCTAATCAAAAAAGTAACACCGGCCATAAATACTTCAATGCTAGACAGGATTAAATAA